From the genome of Populus trichocarpa isolate Nisqually-1 chromosome 15, P.trichocarpa_v4.1, whole genome shotgun sequence, one region includes:
- the LOC7462480 gene encoding protein MOTHER of FT and TFL1: MAASVDPLVVGRVIGDVVDMFVPAVKMSVYYGSKHVSNGCDIKPSLSVDPPKVTISGHSDELYTLVMTDPDAPSPSEPRMREWVHWIVADIPGGTNPTRGKEILSYVGPRPPVGIHRYILVLFQQKMPLGSMVEPPQNRSHFNTRLYAAHLDLGLPVATVYFNAQKEPANKRR; the protein is encoded by the exons ATGGCTGCCTCTGTTGATCCTCTTGTTGTTGGTCGTGTTATTGGTGATGTGGTTGATATGTTTGTCCCTGCTGTAAAAATGTCTGTTTATTATGGATCAAAGCATGTTAGCAATGGGTGTGATATTAAGCCTTCTTTGTCCGTGGACCCTCCCAAAGTGACCATTTCTGGCCACTCTGACGAGCTGTACACTCTG GTGATGACTGATCCTGATGCACCCAGCCCTAGTGAACCCAGAATGCGAGAGTGGGTTCATTG GATCGTTGCGGACATTCCTGGGGGCACAAACCCTACTCGAG GGAAAGAGATCCTTTCCTATGTTGGGCCTCGTCCGCCGGTGGGAATTCATCGCTACATACTGGTGCTTTTCCAGCAGAAGATGCCGCTGGGGAGCATGGTGGAACCACCGCAGAACCGTTCTCATTTCAACACTCGACTCTATGCTGCTCATTTGGACCTGGGCCTGCCTGTTGCCACCGTCTACTTCAATGCTCAGAAGGAGCCAGCAAATAAGAGGCGCTAA